One Methanolobus sp. WCC4 DNA segment encodes these proteins:
- a CDS encoding nitroreductase, which yields MGVEENSVIENIKTRRSVMEYTDREVSDEDIKTIIDAGIHAPSGFNSQPWFFVVVKNREMMKRMSDHCKPRLLAMLEEATNDAAVEFKKKLEKEEFHIFYDAPVLIIVLGNNADVAVDYDCALCAENMMLAAHSMGIGSCWVGTGCFIQDNPEILEELGITPDYRVIAPIVFGYPVKEPEEPPKKEPEIVWVY from the coding sequence ATGGGAGTGGAAGAAAATAGTGTAATTGAAAATATAAAGACACGAAGAAGTGTCATGGAATATACTGACAGGGAAGTAAGTGATGAAGACATCAAGACAATAATTGATGCCGGGATTCATGCACCTTCCGGTTTTAACAGTCAGCCATGGTTCTTTGTTGTGGTGAAGAATCGTGAAATGATGAAAAGGATGTCAGACCACTGCAAACCACGTTTACTTGCCATGCTGGAAGAGGCCACCAATGATGCTGCTGTGGAGTTCAAAAAGAAACTTGAAAAAGAGGAGTTCCATATATTCTACGATGCACCTGTCCTCATAATAGTTCTGGGTAACAATGCAGATGTGGCTGTAGACTATGACTGTGCACTGTGCGCCGAGAACATGATGCTTGCAGCCCACTCCATGGGAATCGGGAGCTGCTGGGTAGGAACAGGTTGTTTCATCCAGGATAATCCGGAGATACTGGAAGAGCTGGGCATCACGCCTGATTACAGGGTCATTGCACCTATTGTGTTTGGATATCCAGTAAAAGAACCTGAAGAACCGCCTAAAAAGGAACCTGAGATCGTGTGGGTATATTGA
- a CDS encoding ferredoxin-thioredoxin reductase catalytic domain-containing protein, with the protein MDTEKRKEKLREMFAKVVDPLGYKFSPDTELVDFLLEQEVNIEKEKGHPFCPCQGLTDEREHDMKLVCPCIPFHREHYDAMKRCWCGMYVHKDVDDPDSLMQISLQDFLRSKK; encoded by the coding sequence ATGGACACCGAAAAAAGGAAAGAGAAACTCAGGGAAATGTTCGCAAAGGTAGTGGACCCTCTGGGCTACAAGTTCAGTCCTGATACGGAACTTGTGGATTTCCTGCTTGAACAGGAGGTCAACATCGAGAAAGAGAAAGGTCATCCTTTCTGCCCATGCCAGGGCCTCACAGACGAAAGGGAACATGACATGAAACTTGTCTGTCCATGCATACCGTTCCACAGGGAACACTATGATGCCATGAAGCGTTGCTGGTGTGGTATGTATGTTCATAAGGACGTTGATGATCCTGACAGTCTGATGCAGATATCTCTGCAGGATTTCCTAAGATCAAAGAAATAA
- a CDS encoding glutaredoxin family protein, which produces MKKVVMYTLSTCPWCMRAKKFFREHDIPFEYTDYDKADEATKNAIREDCKAHGSEMSFPFVLIDEDVVVGYNPNKYADLLGL; this is translated from the coding sequence ATGAAGAAAGTAGTTATGTATACCCTCAGTACCTGCCCATGGTGCATGAGGGCGAAGAAATTCTTCAGGGAACATGATATTCCCTTTGAGTATACCGATTATGATAAGGCGGATGAAGCTACGAAAAATGCCATACGTGAGGATTGTAAGGCACATGGTTCGGAGATGTCGTTCCCGTTCGTGCTGATCGATGAGGATGTAGTGGTGGGCTATAACCCGAATAAGTATGCAGACCTGCTAGGGTTGTGA
- a CDS encoding Rieske (2Fe-2S) protein, with product MDLENKWIMAIKEDELPEGEKRALLLEGNKVLLLKKEGVFFAMSNKCPHMECPLSKGTLDQYVITCPCHDWRFDVRTGEFLDAKEIMVPTYETKVTDGSVFVNMITEVEGAGE from the coding sequence ATGGATCTAGAAAACAAATGGATCATGGCCATTAAGGAAGATGAACTTCCTGAAGGAGAGAAAAGAGCATTGCTACTTGAAGGTAACAAGGTCCTTCTTCTCAAAAAGGAAGGCGTCTTTTTTGCCATGTCCAACAAATGTCCTCATATGGAATGTCCGTTGTCGAAAGGTACTCTGGACCAGTACGTGATAACATGTCCGTGCCATGACTGGAGATTCGATGTCCGTACCGGAGAGTTCCTTGATGCAAAGGAGATCATGGTACCCACCTATGAGACAAAGGTCACGGACGGAAGTGTTTTTGTGAATATGATAACTGAAGTGGAAGGTGCCGGCGAATGA
- a CDS encoding Rieske (2Fe-2S) protein, with the protein MTSWNIAADDNEVKEGKMKPVEIGDKRLLLIRIDDEVFALENRCPHMNCPLQGGLIQDHSIKCPCHSWTFDIRTGAYIASDRIRVNVYETQVKDGKISVLT; encoded by the coding sequence ATGACCTCGTGGAACATCGCTGCGGATGACAATGAAGTCAAAGAAGGGAAAATGAAACCTGTTGAGATAGGGGATAAGAGGTTACTCCTTATTCGTATCGATGACGAGGTATTTGCCCTTGAGAATCGCTGCCCTCATATGAACTGCCCGCTTCAGGGTGGCCTCATTCAGGATCATTCTATCAAATGTCCATGCCATAGCTGGACCTTTGATATCAGAACAGGAGCATATATAGCATCCGACAGGATCCGGGTGAACGTATATGAAACACAGGTAAAGGACGGGAAGATATCCGTTCTTACATGA
- a CDS encoding Rieske (2Fe-2S) protein — MSEKSWYFALKDSDLKEGGIGFARVKGKPVLLVRKNGEIYTLFGKCKHMGCRLSKGTFSGEFILKCPCHGWEYDIRSGEYQGDEDEVLDMYDNKVEDGDILVLL, encoded by the coding sequence ATGTCGGAGAAGTCATGGTACTTTGCGTTGAAGGATAGTGACCTGAAAGAAGGGGGCATTGGGTTTGCCAGAGTGAAAGGGAAACCTGTACTTCTGGTAAGGAAGAACGGGGAGATCTACACTCTTTTTGGTAAATGCAAACATATGGGTTGTCGCCTTTCAAAAGGAACATTCAGTGGTGAGTTCATACTGAAATGCCCGTGTCACGGATGGGAATACGATATCCGGTCCGGGGAATACCAGGGTGATGAGGACGAGGTCCTTGACATGTATGATAACAAGGTGGAAGACGGCGATATACTCGTTCTTTTGTGA
- a CDS encoding MATE family efflux transporter → MNNKSEFLGTESINKLIWKLSTPAIIGLLVHAFYNLVDTFFVGRALGEQSVLGIAGVAVAFPLQMLMMAISIGIGVGGSSVISRMLGTGDVDKAERTLGNVFTYTLILSVIFQILFFFNMDTVLNLFGATVDNLVYAKEYAVVILQGTLAFTFGFVLNNLVRAEGNSRVAMNNMVFSGILNIFLDAILMFGFGMGVKGAALATVLAQLAGTIYLLYYYLKGKSPLRLELANLTPKFALIKEITVIGFGSFVMGASNSFMMLVLNNVLNIYGGDLSIAVFGVAIKLIMLILMPIIGISHGLQPIVGYNYGAQKYARVNESVRTSLIITTIFGLTGLILLSLFPGTFFSMFSTDADLISSGASALRIMVLASPLIGLNVIGTTLFQSVGKARPSFFLSMCRQIFFLIPLVILLPHYFDLTGVWMAFPISDMLAALLSLFLVWREYQYFQHRSSNE, encoded by the coding sequence ATGAACAACAAAAGTGAATTCCTGGGTACTGAAAGTATCAACAAGCTAATATGGAAACTGTCCACACCTGCCATAATCGGACTTCTTGTACACGCATTCTACAATCTGGTGGACACCTTCTTCGTTGGAAGGGCACTTGGTGAACAGAGCGTTCTCGGAATTGCAGGAGTAGCTGTTGCTTTTCCTTTGCAGATGCTTATGATGGCCATATCGATCGGCATAGGCGTTGGTGGTTCATCGGTCATCTCACGAATGCTCGGGACCGGAGATGTGGACAAGGCAGAAAGAACACTCGGGAATGTCTTTACCTACACACTGATACTGAGTGTTATCTTCCAGATACTGTTCTTCTTCAACATGGACACAGTACTGAACCTGTTCGGTGCGACTGTAGATAACCTGGTCTACGCAAAGGAATACGCCGTTGTGATACTACAGGGAACACTTGCATTCACTTTTGGTTTCGTACTCAATAATCTCGTAAGGGCCGAAGGCAATTCCAGGGTTGCCATGAATAACATGGTCTTTTCAGGTATCCTGAACATCTTCCTTGACGCGATACTTATGTTCGGATTTGGCATGGGTGTGAAAGGTGCGGCCCTTGCAACCGTACTTGCACAACTGGCAGGCACGATATACCTGTTATATTACTACCTTAAAGGCAAAAGCCCCCTCAGACTGGAGCTGGCAAATCTCACTCCGAAATTCGCCCTGATAAAAGAGATAACTGTGATCGGATTCGGTTCATTTGTGATGGGGGCATCCAACAGTTTCATGATGCTTGTGCTGAACAACGTACTTAACATCTACGGAGGGGACCTTTCAATTGCTGTGTTCGGCGTTGCGATCAAATTGATAATGCTTATCCTCATGCCTATCATAGGCATATCCCATGGACTTCAGCCCATAGTCGGATATAACTATGGAGCACAGAAATATGCAAGGGTGAACGAGTCGGTCAGAACCTCATTGATCATCACCACCATTTTCGGACTGACAGGCCTGATCCTGCTATCCTTATTCCCGGGAACATTCTTCAGCATGTTCAGCACCGATGCCGACCTTATCAGCAGTGGAGCATCCGCCCTGAGAATAATGGTACTGGCAAGTCCGCTGATCGGTCTGAACGTAATAGGAACTACATTGTTCCAGTCAGTGGGCAAAGCCAGACCTTCCTTCTTCCTCTCAATGTGCCGTCAGATATTTTTCCTGATTCCGCTGGTGATCCTTCTTCCCCATTACTTCGACCTTACGGGAGTATGGATGGCTTTCCCGATATCTGACATGCTGGCAGCTCTTTTGAGCTTGTTCCTTGTCTGGCGGGAATACCAGTATTTCCAGCACAGAAGCAGCAATGAATGA
- a CDS encoding MarR family transcriptional regulator, with protein MKQSERIGAKIGFIFSHNHFYIENALESYNLKGPMFAFLLTLAHKDGCSQESLARYLNLSKATATRAIAALEKEGYVFRERDDDDRRIYRVFISDKGREIIPLINSTLHEWNGILLSEFSEEEEAIFRKLLDKAKETLIEFDKGQNKGK; from the coding sequence ATGAAGCAATCAGAGAGGATCGGGGCAAAGATCGGTTTTATTTTCTCGCATAACCACTTTTACATTGAGAATGCCCTTGAGTCATACAACCTCAAAGGTCCGATGTTCGCCTTCCTGCTAACACTTGCCCATAAGGATGGTTGCTCTCAGGAAAGCCTTGCAAGATATCTCAACCTGAGCAAAGCTACTGCTACAAGGGCTATTGCTGCACTTGAAAAAGAAGGATATGTGTTCCGCGAAAGAGATGACGATGACAGAAGGATATACCGTGTTTTCATCTCGGATAAAGGCAGGGAGATCATCCCCCTGATCAATAGCACACTTCATGAATGGAACGGGATTCTCCTCTCTGAATTCTCAGAAGAGGAGGAAGCCATCTTCAGGAAACTTCTGGATAAAGCCAAAGAAACCCTTATAGAATTCGATAAAGGGCAAAATAAGGGAAAATGA
- a CDS encoding Coenzyme F420 hydrogenase/dehydrogenase, beta subunit C-terminal domain, with the protein MPIDPICKKIVPETTPFDTEYGGKTYHFCSDWCQVKFEHLEKSVIRMKRSIPDKERIAFGKLRKDIIKPGICTLCGACASTCESIAIKNDQPTIVDKCTACGVCYNQCPRTITTEEGLVGKMRNAYRARSTLPEINGQDGGVVTSMLAYALDEGLIDCAIVTKRSEEEPWKPVPIVARTCEELLDSSGSMYSHSMTMNALMSAIKQGWRSIAFVGPSCNIDAVTKMQKSPYGFLNLFMRANILKLGLFCMDTFSYEGIREFVQSKNIRLEDVESMKIRKGQFEFHTTDELKVYPLHELDMYRSSSCKFCTDMASENADISFGGVGTPQGWTTVIARSGLGYELYNEAVDNGYIDSHLLEEKEMKGALNLAKMKKIQMYSLNRRQKV; encoded by the coding sequence ATGCCTATTGATCCTATATGTAAAAAGATAGTTCCCGAGACCACTCCGTTCGATACGGAATACGGCGGGAAGACGTATCATTTTTGTTCAGACTGGTGCCAGGTCAAGTTCGAGCACCTTGAAAAAAGCGTTATCCGTATGAAGCGATCCATCCCTGACAAAGAGCGAATAGCCTTTGGAAAACTCAGGAAGGATATAATCAAACCCGGAATATGCACACTTTGCGGTGCATGCGCTTCCACATGCGAATCCATCGCAATAAAGAATGACCAGCCTACAATTGTAGACAAATGTACCGCATGTGGTGTATGTTACAACCAGTGCCCAAGGACGATCACCACAGAAGAGGGACTGGTCGGTAAGATGAGGAATGCTTACAGGGCACGCTCTACACTTCCTGAGATAAATGGTCAGGATGGCGGGGTTGTGACCTCTATGCTGGCATATGCACTTGATGAAGGACTCATCGACTGTGCTATCGTCACGAAAAGATCAGAGGAGGAGCCATGGAAACCCGTACCGATCGTTGCACGTACCTGTGAGGAACTACTTGATTCCTCCGGCAGTATGTACAGTCACAGCATGACCATGAATGCTTTGATGAGCGCCATCAAGCAGGGTTGGAGGAGCATTGCCTTTGTGGGACCAAGTTGTAACATCGATGCGGTCACCAAGATGCAGAAGAGCCCGTATGGTTTCCTGAACCTCTTCATGAGGGCGAACATACTGAAACTGGGCCTGTTCTGCATGGACACTTTTTCCTATGAAGGTATCAGGGAATTCGTTCAAAGCAAGAACATTCGCCTGGAGGATGTCGAATCCATGAAGATCCGCAAAGGTCAGTTCGAGTTCCACACGACTGATGAACTGAAAGTATATCCGCTCCATGAGCTGGATATGTACAGGAGCAGTTCATGCAAGTTCTGTACAGACATGGCCTCTGAGAATGCTGATATTTCCTTTGGCGGTGTTGGTACACCGCAGGGATGGACTACAGTGATCGCCCGTTCAGGCCTTGGATATGAGTTGTATAACGAGGCTGTGGACAATGGATACATCGATTCGCATCTGCTTGAGGAAAAGGAGATGAAAGGTGCTCTTAATCTTGCAAAGATGAAGAAGATCCAGATGTATTCACTCAACCGCAGGCAAAAGGTCTGA
- a CDS encoding radical SAM protein, protein MKAETKAQLISVGSVKMDPSLIHWLTIPTAGPGAGNVAFFFNSEGHRVRLAVKETSPLEAKMEDGELVIRKDGIEIARGSIEEELIHCPDQAFITMCEKCVFDCKFCPVPKLGGKVKSMDQMLKMIADSNDTGKMKAISITSGVESSAEKEVDRAEELIRRLREKYDVPIGVSVYPTEDSTRRLKAAGATELKYNVETMDRKLHAELCPDQDLEFLLDALREGVKVFGKNRVCSNFIVGLGETDESAEKGIEELVSIGVVPILRAAAQHPLRKDDVTVERPTAERLLHLNLFLKEKLDEYGLRADTFDTMCLPCTGCDINPHVDFEE, encoded by the coding sequence ATGAAAGCAGAAACCAAAGCACAACTCATTTCAGTGGGGTCAGTTAAAATGGACCCCTCTCTCATCCATTGGTTAACTATTCCTACAGCCGGTCCCGGTGCCGGTAATGTTGCATTCTTCTTCAATAGTGAAGGTCATCGTGTGCGTCTTGCGGTCAAAGAGACCTCTCCACTGGAAGCTAAGATGGAGGACGGGGAACTTGTCATCAGGAAGGATGGTATTGAGATAGCAAGAGGCAGCATCGAAGAGGAACTCATCCACTGTCCTGACCAGGCTTTCATCACAATGTGCGAGAAATGTGTCTTCGACTGTAAGTTCTGTCCGGTCCCCAAACTTGGGGGTAAGGTCAAGAGCATGGACCAGATGCTCAAGATGATCGCGGATTCCAACGATACCGGAAAGATGAAAGCGATATCTATCACTTCAGGCGTTGAATCATCTGCAGAGAAAGAGGTTGACAGGGCTGAGGAGCTTATCCGCAGGCTAAGGGAAAAGTATGATGTGCCTATCGGTGTTTCGGTATATCCAACTGAGGATTCCACCCGCAGGCTCAAAGCCGCTGGTGCAACCGAGCTTAAATACAATGTGGAGACCATGGACCGCAAACTCCATGCTGAACTGTGTCCAGACCAGGATCTTGAGTTCCTTCTCGATGCACTCAGGGAAGGCGTGAAGGTATTCGGAAAGAACAGGGTATGTTCCAACTTCATAGTCGGCCTTGGCGAGACCGATGAGTCTGCAGAGAAAGGGATCGAGGAGCTGGTGTCCATTGGTGTCGTACCGATCCTCAGGGCTGCTGCACAGCATCCGTTGCGCAAGGATGATGTAACAGTGGAAAGACCAACTGCAGAAAGATTACTGCACCTGAATCTTTTCCTGAAGGAAAAGCTGGATGAGTATGGTCTGCGTGCCGATACGTTCGATACGATGTGTCTGCCATGTACCGGCTGTGACATCAATCCGCATGTGGACTTTGAGGAATAA
- a CDS encoding GNAT family protein: MHIVTDGLILRNWEEDDAERLAAIANNRKIADNLNDGFPHPYSIEDAKQFISRSRREDSSYLHLAVEINGIVAGSIGAYFKENGHRKNAELGYYLAEEYWGKGIMVKAIRCMIQHIFENYDVIRIYALPFARNTASRRVLEKAGFRCEAILKSSIIKNNVVQDDCIYAILKEEFET, translated from the coding sequence ATGCACATAGTCACTGATGGCCTCATTTTGAGAAACTGGGAAGAAGATGATGCAGAAAGACTGGCAGCTATTGCAAACAACAGGAAGATCGCAGATAATCTGAATGATGGTTTTCCCCACCCCTATTCTATTGAAGACGCCAAACAGTTCATCTCACGCTCCAGAAGAGAGGATTCCAGCTATCTGCATCTGGCTGTTGAGATAAATGGAATTGTTGCAGGTAGTATTGGCGCATATTTCAAAGAGAACGGACATCGCAAGAACGCTGAACTCGGATATTATCTTGCAGAAGAATATTGGGGTAAAGGAATAATGGTCAAAGCGATTAGGTGCATGATACAGCATATCTTTGAGAATTATGATGTCATCAGAATCTATGCACTGCCCTTTGCAAGGAACACAGCTTCACGGAGAGTGCTTGAAAAGGCAGGTTTCAGGTGCGAGGCCATCCTGAAAAGCAGCATCATTAAGAATAACGTTGTACAGGACGACTGCATCTACGCTATTCTTAAAGAAGAGTTTGAAACTTAA
- a CDS encoding heavy metal translocating P-type ATPase: protein MKADIKVYGMTCMHCHKRVTDAISALEGIDSVEVSLEDEKASVEFDTGIVSIADIKKAVTDAGYEVGEDSCPAPEEGEGACPIVIEDTAQEVTELKPGSVAEIAFKVSGMHCSACSQNVERTLKKQEGVISASVNLPTERAAVSYDPALISPEDMEKAIDGIGYHVVKDRIVLEVGGMTCAACSQNVEKVLKRLNGVSSANVNITTRKAQVEYNSSLVSVDEMRKAIEGIGYSASLPADRHETEDRERKEREQEIRHQRNNLIISVALLVPIMLGNMKGMFPGSFGFVPELFSDRNLLFLLTTIVMLFPGRQFFVGTYRGLKHGVTDMNLLIATGTGAAYVISIAASYFDLGPGYEHVYYDTAVMLITFIVLGRYLEARAKGRTSESIKKLIGLQAKTARIIVGGEEKEVPVEDVQVDDIVFVRPGEKAPVDGIVIEGSSAMDESMITGESIPVEKNVGDMVIGSTLNRSGALKFRATNVGADTALARIIELVENAQNSKAPIQRIADVVAGHFILIVHVLALVAFFFWYFIGYERFDVAINSGIASPFLFSLLISITVLVISCPCAVGLATPAAIMVGTGKGAENGILIKGGEALERTLMIDTIVFDKTGTLTKGKPELTDIIITAGHSEDEVLAIAASAEKGSEHPLGESIVKAAEDRKLEIGNVEHFKSIAGHGVEATLDGSSILLGTRKLMEDNDVQIASVNDDMERLESEGKTAMIVAMDGHVIGIVAVADTLKENSKEALEKLQNMDIEVVMITGDNRRTADAIASQLGIKRVLSEVLPGEKASEIEKLQGEGRIVAMVGDGINDAPALTQADIGIAMGAGTDVAMESAQIVLIKNDLRDVLASIRLSRMTMNKIKQNLFWAFGYNSLGIPLAAGILYPFITKIVISPELAAAFMAMSSISVTTNSLLMKRSRIN, encoded by the coding sequence ATGAAAGCAGATATCAAAGTCTATGGCATGACATGCATGCATTGTCATAAACGTGTCACTGATGCCATATCGGCCCTTGAAGGTATTGACTCCGTAGAGGTAAGCCTCGAGGATGAGAAAGCATCGGTAGAATTCGATACCGGTATCGTGAGCATAGCTGACATTAAGAAAGCGGTCACAGATGCAGGCTATGAGGTCGGAGAGGACTCCTGCCCCGCACCAGAGGAAGGAGAAGGTGCCTGTCCCATCGTGATCGAGGATACAGCACAGGAAGTAACAGAGCTTAAACCGGGTTCCGTGGCTGAGATTGCTTTTAAGGTATCGGGCATGCATTGTTCTGCATGTTCACAGAACGTTGAAAGGACATTGAAGAAGCAGGAAGGTGTTATCTCCGCTTCCGTGAACCTGCCAACGGAAAGGGCAGCCGTTAGTTATGACCCTGCCCTGATAAGCCCCGAGGATATGGAAAAGGCCATAGATGGTATCGGTTATCATGTTGTGAAGGACAGGATAGTGCTGGAAGTAGGAGGAATGACATGTGCTGCCTGCTCACAGAACGTTGAGAAGGTGCTCAAAAGGCTCAATGGGGTCAGTTCCGCTAACGTTAATATCACGACCCGTAAGGCACAGGTGGAGTACAATTCCTCACTTGTCTCAGTAGATGAGATGAGAAAGGCCATCGAAGGCATAGGATATTCTGCATCACTCCCTGCTGACAGACATGAAACAGAGGACAGGGAACGAAAGGAAAGGGAACAGGAGATTCGCCATCAGAGGAATAACCTGATCATCTCCGTGGCCCTGCTTGTTCCGATAATGCTCGGGAACATGAAAGGAATGTTCCCCGGATCATTCGGGTTCGTCCCGGAACTCTTCTCGGACAGGAACCTGCTTTTCCTGCTTACCACAATTGTCATGCTCTTCCCCGGAAGGCAGTTCTTCGTTGGAACATACCGTGGACTGAAACACGGTGTCACAGACATGAACCTGCTCATCGCCACCGGAACAGGTGCAGCATATGTTATCAGTATCGCTGCAAGCTACTTTGACCTCGGACCGGGCTACGAGCATGTGTACTATGACACTGCGGTGATGCTTATCACTTTCATCGTCCTTGGAAGATACCTTGAAGCAAGGGCAAAGGGAAGGACATCTGAATCCATCAAGAAGCTCATCGGACTTCAGGCTAAGACAGCACGTATCATCGTTGGCGGTGAAGAGAAGGAAGTTCCTGTTGAGGATGTACAGGTAGATGACATAGTCTTTGTCAGACCAGGGGAAAAGGCTCCTGTTGACGGGATCGTCATCGAGGGTTCATCCGCAATGGACGAGTCCATGATAACAGGCGAGAGCATACCTGTGGAAAAGAACGTTGGAGATATGGTCATCGGTTCCACGCTCAACCGGTCAGGTGCATTGAAGTTCAGAGCAACCAATGTAGGAGCAGACACTGCCCTTGCAAGGATAATCGAACTGGTTGAGAATGCCCAGAACTCAAAGGCACCCATTCAGAGGATAGCTGATGTCGTTGCAGGCCACTTCATCCTTATAGTGCATGTACTGGCACTGGTTGCTTTCTTCTTCTGGTACTTCATCGGATACGAAAGATTTGACGTTGCGATCAATTCAGGAATAGCAAGTCCGTTCCTGTTCTCGCTGCTCATTTCCATCACAGTACTTGTTATATCATGCCCGTGTGCCGTGGGACTTGCAACACCTGCCGCCATCATGGTGGGTACAGGCAAAGGTGCTGAGAACGGCATACTCATCAAAGGCGGTGAGGCCCTTGAAAGGACACTGATGATCGATACCATCGTGTTCGACAAGACCGGGACCCTCACAAAAGGAAAGCCTGAACTTACAGATATCATAATAACCGCCGGACACAGCGAGGATGAAGTTCTGGCCATTGCTGCCAGTGCGGAAAAAGGATCAGAGCACCCTCTTGGTGAATCTATTGTGAAAGCTGCCGAAGACAGGAAACTGGAAATCGGTAATGTAGAGCATTTCAAATCCATAGCCGGTCACGGTGTGGAAGCAACACTTGATGGCAGCAGCATACTCCTTGGAACCCGTAAGCTCATGGAGGACAATGATGTTCAGATAGCCTCCGTCAATGATGACATGGAAAGGCTCGAGTCCGAAGGCAAGACCGCCATGATAGTTGCAATGGACGGACATGTTATCGGCATTGTAGCAGTTGCAGATACACTCAAGGAGAACTCAAAGGAAGCTTTGGAGAAGCTCCAGAACATGGATATCGAAGTTGTGATGATAACCGGGGACAACCGCAGAACTGCAGATGCTATTGCCTCACAGCTTGGCATCAAGAGAGTGTTGTCAGAAGTGCTTCCCGGAGAAAAAGCATCCGAGATCGAGAAGCTTCAGGGAGAAGGCAGGATCGTTGCAATGGTAGGCGACGGCATCAACGATGCCCCTGCACTCACACAGGCAGATATTGGTATCGCAATGGGAGCAGGGACCGATGTTGCAATGGAATCCGCGCAGATCGTACTGATCAAGAACGACCTCAGGGATGTGCTCGCATCCATAAGACTGAGCCGCATGACAATGAACAAGATCAAACAGAACCTGTTCTGGGCATTCGGCTACAACAGTCTTGGAATACCACTGGCGGCAGGGATACTTTACCCCTTCATCACAAAGATCGTCATCAGTCCGGAGCTGGCTGCCGCATTCATGGCAATGAGCTCGATATCTGTCACAACGAACTCACTCCTCATGAAGAGAAGCAGGATAAATTGA
- a CDS encoding copper ion binding protein, whose amino-acid sequence MTTETIKIEGMMCGHCKANVEKSIAAIAGVSEVKVDLEAKQATVTFDPSVADLETIKAAVADAGYTVVA is encoded by the coding sequence ATGACTACAGAAACAATAAAAATAGAAGGTATGATGTGCGGACACTGCAAGGCAAATGTGGAAAAGTCCATTGCTGCAATTGCAGGGGTCAGTGAAGTAAAGGTTGACCTCGAGGCAAAGCAGGCAACTGTCACATTCGACCCTTCTGTTGCGGACCTTGAGACAATCAAGGCAGCAGTAGCGGATGCAGGTTATACTGTCGTAGCCTGA